The sequence below is a genomic window from Rhinoraja longicauda isolate Sanriku21f unplaced genomic scaffold, sRhiLon1.1 Scf000620, whole genome shotgun sequence.
ctgtccaagtcaccctgcaacctcatagcatcttcctcacagttcacactgccacccagctttgtatcatctgcaaatttgctaatgacccACCCCCCACAGATTCGCAAATTCAGTCGTGCCCTGGTGGCAACTTGGAATGCCTGCTTTGGTGTTCCGCGTCACATCACGTCCGACCGGTTCACGTGGGAACTGCGGTCGTCCATGGCCCGCCTGTTGGGAACGGCTCCACCATTCGACAGCGTACCATTCCCCAGTCAAATGGGttggtggatttattcacaaagtgctggagtaactcagcaggtcaggcagcatctcaggagagaaggaatgggtgacgtttcgggtcgagacccttcttcagactaatgtcagggggggcgggacaaaggaaggatataggtggagacaggaagatagagggagatctgggaaggggaggggaagagagggacagagggactatctaaagttggagaagtcgatgttcataccactgggctgcaaactgcccaggcgaaatatgaggtgctgttcctccaatttccggtgggtctcactatgccactggaggaggcccatgacagaaaggtcggaccgggagtgggagggggagttgaagtgctcagccaccgggagatcagtttggtcaacgcggaccgagcgcaggtgttcagcgaagcgatcgccgagcctgcgcttggtttcgccgatgtaaataagttgacatctagagcagcggatgcaatagatgaggttggaggaggtgcaggtgaacctctgtctcacctggaaagactgtttgggtccttggatagagttgaggggggaggtaaagggacaggtgttgcatctcgtgcggttgcaggggaaagtgcccggggatggggtggtttgggtaggaagggacgagtggaccagggagttacggagggaacggtctctgcggaacgcagagaggggaggggatgggaagatatggccagtggtggggtcccgttgtaggtgacggaaatgttggtggatgatatgttggatccgctggctggtggggtggaaggtgagaacgagggggaaccTGTCCTtgctgcgagtggggggagggggagcaagagcggagctgcgggatgtagaagagaccctagtgagagcctcatctataatggaggaggggaagccccgttttctgaagaacgaggctGCCAACCAACATTATCCCCACATTTTCCCTTCcaccagtcagccaatcttctaggCAAACTAGTAACTTTTGCTCTGAAGACCCAAAAAGTGACCAGAGAAAGACCCAGAGAAGCTcacgttgtccagagatgctgcctgacccactgagttactccagcacattgtatgtgTGTTTTTGATCTCATAAAACCACTGTTGTATCTACATCCACCTCCATCCATGTGTTCCAGCCACTGCCAGCAAACAAACGTAGTCGCAAAATGTAATCAAACGTAGTCGCAAAAAGCTTAGAATGGAAGAACTCACCCTTAATCTCGGAGATTAAAACAGTTTATAACTGGGGAATTATAAACATTCATTGTACAATGTGACATATTTCACAATGATTTTATTTCTAGAATTGTAGATGGATGAAACACTTCTATTAAGAGCCACACAAAAGTTTATTTCTTAGAagctaattcccacaacatcaaatataatacaaattatatactgtatatagaaTGATATCCATTAATAATCATCTTTTTGTTTGCTTATGAAATAAAAAGAGCTGTCACACAATATTTCCCTGTTAGAGAATTAGGGTGGACAATTGTTCTTTGGATGGCACTAGGGAGGTTGAGTATagttctgaaataaaatcttggcttcaatcaaatttcctcaaactcaaatcttggcttcaatcaaatttcctcaaactcaattgcaacaaagctgaaatcatcatcattggtccaaaaacgctcaccaaatccacccaaaacttcatcctcaacattgatggtctcccagtatccacctcacctcacatccggaatcttggaatcatctttgatcaaaccctctccttcgacaaacacatcaaacacatcacaaagacaaccttcttccacctcaaaaacattgcccgtctccgtccatccctctcctccacagctgtagAAACCCTCAtctacgccttcatcacctcccgtctggagtactgcaacagcctcctctatggcgcaccctcaaaaatcatcagtaaacttcaatacattcaaaactccgctgcccgtctactcacccacaccccgatccgtgaccatatcacccccgtcctttacaaactccactggctccccatcccccagagaatccagtataaaatcctcctcataacctacaaagccctccataacctggccccatcctacctgaccgacctcctccacaggcacactcccacctgcaccctccgctctgctgctgccaatctcctatccccccacatccggaccaaactcagatcctggggggacagggctttctccatcgctgctcccaccctatggaactcactaccccaaaccgttagagactcctccacactcaccacattcaaaacatcactgaagtctcacctgttcagtactgccttcaaccactgaaggtcacctcaccttctgtctcctttctctgttcgtttacttatttacttatttatctatttattaatttccctatgttctctaaatctctgtaaagcgtctttgagtatatgaaaagcgctatataaataaaatgcattattattattattattagttctgGGACCCAGAGAATGCACCATATTAATTACCTGGATTTGGGTGCATGGGGTTtacaacaaagaacatagaagtgTACAacttaggaacagtttctttagCACACAATGTTTGCGCTGAATATGATTCCAAGACTACctcttatctgccagcacataaGGCATATCTATCCATTCTCAGAATATCCATGTGCgtatccatccaaatgcctctgtaaatgctactatcgtatctgcctccagcaccaaccCTGACAGTGCGTTCTCATCACCCAATGCACTCTATGTGCAAACCTGCCCAGACATGTCCTTTcaactttgtccctttcaccttaaacctatgccctttgatatttccatcatggggaaaaaaggttctgactgtcgactctACCAATGGGTCTTGGTATTTTACATACTTCTTCctgaaattaagcatgcaggtacagcaggcagtggagaaagctaatggcacgttggtcttcattgcgagaggatttgagtataggagcaaggaggtcctactgcagctgtacagggccctggtgaaaccacacctggagtattgcgttcaattttggtctaatttgaggaaggacattattgcaattgggggagtgcagattaggttcaccaggtttattcccgggatggcaggactgacataggaTGAGAGAGTGACAGCCAATTTtccctacccattccctccacagaagctgcctgacttcaAGAATCTGCTGCTTCTTGAATCTTCGAGCATTTTGTTCCGTTTTGGTCCCCCTACTATAGGGAGGATGTCGTGAAGATGGAAAGgcagcaaagaagatttacgaggacttgTGCTGTtgtgagagtttgggcaggctcggAGTTTAtttcatggagcacaggaggttgaggggtgatcctataggggtgtataagatcatgaggggaacagatagggtaaatgcagagagtcttttacccagtgtaaggtgagaggggaaagatttaaatagttCCATTTAAACTATTAATAGATGGCAAATAGTGGCAAAGTCTTCcatactgagggtggtgggtatatggagagagctcgcagaggaggtcgttgaggcatgtacaatgagaacatttaaaagacatttggacaggtaggtgtATAGGAAAGGGTGAGAGAGATGGGTGTGACTAATGTGGATGGGGCGTGTtgtttggtatgggcaagttgggctgatgggcctctttccatgctgtaggacactATGAATTCAGAATGCCTGGTTAATTTaatgattgttttttaaaatctttgcCAGAACAGGTGAGAGGTCGGCTGCAATTCCAATCCATTGAGGTAAGTAAAATGTTTCGTACTTAAATATCTTTCGAGACCGTGAATCAGGCGTAGTGTAGTTAACCAGGTAAACAGTATCCCCACCAGCCAGGTAAGCTGCCCAGAAACCAAATGTCCCTAACGTTATTATAGTGTGATTACAGTGAGCAAGAATGGAAAGGTCTTCACCTGGACTCTTTGAAGTATCTGAAAAGAAAACGTCCCTTTTGGAATTATTGATGTTCTGCTTGCACCAATCTATTCCATCACTTGTCACCACAAAAATAACATTCCTGTATTTATCTCTGAAGTAACCCATCGCTTTTTCTAAATATCCCTTATCAGCCACGACCCCTTTGTAAAGAGGCATGATGCCAACATAATCACCCCTTCGAACATGGACGCCAACAAAAGTCACATTCTTTCGCTCTCCCCCGATGCGTCTCAGATATGCGTTTGTCTCTTCCGTGATGAAGTCGTGAAAGGTGAACTCGCGGAGAATCTCTTCCCGCAGGTGatggaagaaggtccaggagcacGGAAATCCCTGGAGCATTCGATAGTTCCCTGGAATATTACGATACTCCTCAGCCATCCAGTCGTGGAGTCCGTAAGGTTGAAAGGGTAATTTATTGACCAAACTTTCATGGAGGGTTGGAAGAGTAGTTTTGAAGACAGGAGacagataattggccatggaGGGCAAAATGTAGGCCTGGTGACCATTAATCTTTGCCAAAGCATAGAGTGATGCAAATTCTCCCATCTGGTTGCCAAGACGTCCAGCAGAATTTATTGTCCAAATTCCCTTTGGAATATTCTGCACGCTGCTTTGAACACATTTTTCATTtgtagattttttaaaataatctatATTAGCCTTATATTTATATTGGAATACAATTGTTATGAAAACCAACGTTACTGAAAGTAAAATTAATATAAAGATGCGATGTTTCATCTTGCTTTAATCAATAGAAATGTTCTTTGGAAAAACTATTTTCATGGAGTTTATCAGTTGTATCTCTGTTCTTTCAATTTAGCTCAGTGCTTCTGAAAATAGATtttttgaaataaaattatttaagTTTGTATTATTGAAAATTATTATAATAAAATTGTCATTAATATCATGACATTTgaacaatgtttaatttagtttaaacatagaaacataaaaaataggtgcaggagtaggccattcggcccttcgagcctgtacgcaccaccattcaatatgatcatggctgatcatccaactcagtatcctgtacctgccttctctccataccccctgatccctttagccacaagggccacatttaactccctcttaaatatagccaatgaactggcctcaactaccttctgtggcagagaattccacagattcaccactctctgactgaaaatgttattcctcatctcagttcttaaactgtggccccttgttctggactcccccaacattgggaacatgtttcctgcctctaacgtgtccaaccccttaataatcttatacgtttcgataagatcccctctgatccttctagattccagtgtatacaagcctagtcgctccagtctttcaacatacgatagtcccgccattccgggaattaacctagtaaacctccgctgcacgccctcaatagcaagaatatccttcctcaaatttggagaccaaaactgcacacagtactccaggtgcagtctcaccagggcccggtacaactgtagaaggacctctttgcccctatactcaactcctcttgatatgaaggccaaaattccattggctttcttcactgcctgctgtacctgcatgcttcctttcagtgactgatgcactaggacaccctttgatgtgcctttccaaattggagaaattagTTACACATATTCATGTGGGAGGGTCAAAGATATCATGCTCATGTACATAACGcatcgtgtcctgagagttacaTACGTGAGATGCcgttggaaatcatgaaaaattaaTATGAATCGATATTCATTTGCTTCTATGATGCTCAAGCCAAGTAAAGAAAATAcatgtccatagaaacatagaaaataggtgcaggagtaggccatttggcccttcatggctgatcatccatctcagtatcccgtacctgccttctctccatacaccctgatccctttagccacaagggccacatctaactccctcttacatatagccaatgaactggcctcaactaccttctgtggcagagaattccacagattcaccactctctgtgtgaaaaaaaacgttctcatctcggtcctaaaagacttcccccttatccttaaactgtgaccccttgttctggacttccccaacatcgggaacaatcttcctgcatctagcctgtccaaccccttaagaattttgtaagtttctataagatcccccctcaatcttctaaattccagcgagtacaagccgagtctatccagtctttcttcatatgaaagtcctgccatcccagggatcaatctggtgaaccttctctgtactccctctatggcaagaatgtctttcctcagattaggagaccgaaactgtacgcaatactccaggtgtggtctcaccaatgccctgtacaactgcagcagaacctccctgctcctatactcaaatcccctcgctatgaatgctaacataccattggctttcttcactgcctgctgcacctgcatgcctactttattTGTCTCAATGGTTGTTTTTGTCTTTCTGGTTCTGCCAGTGAAGAAGGAATAAGAACTGTATTTCAACATTGCAAtcttcaaattaaaataattggcTTTACGAAATCAAGGAACGTTCAACTTTCATGcaacacctggagcactgtgtgcagttttggtctcctagtttgagtataagagcaaagaggtccttctgcagttgtatttctGCAGTTGCAGTTGcagttgtgagaccgcacctggagtactgtgtgcagttttggtctccaaatttgaggaaggatattcttgctattgagggcgtgcaccaggttaatccctggaatggcgggactgtcatatgttgaaagactggagcgactaggcttgtatacactggaatttagaaggatgagaggagatcttatcgaaacgtataagattattaaggggttggacacgttagaggcaggaaacatgttcccaatgttgggggagtccagaaccaggggccacagtttaagaataaggggtaggccatttagaacggagttgaggaagaactttttcagtcagagagtggtgaaggtgtggaattctctgcctcagaaggcagtggaggccagttcgttggatgctttcaagagagagctggatagagctcttaaggatagagctcgagatagagagagaactagatcgtcaagagagagctggatagagctcttaaggatagcggagtcagggggtatggggagaaggcaggaacggggtactgattgagaatggtcagccatgatcacattgaatggcggtgcgtacaggctcgaagggccgtatggcctcctcctgcacctattgtctgttgtctattgtctattgatccactGCAGATTTGGTTATCGACACAAGGGGTTGACAGCTGACAATCTCCCTGGCACGAATGAATGGCaagataccattggctttcttcactgcctgctgcatctgcatgcctactttaTTTGTCTCAATGATTAAGTAGGATTAAGTTGTATTGCAACATTGCAAtcttcaaattaaaataattggcTTTACGAAATCAAGGAACGTTCAACTTTCATGCAACACCCTCTAATCTGACAGCACCAACCATTGTCATGGacatattcacaaagtgctggagtaactcagcaggtcaggcagcatctcgggagagaaggaatgggtgacgtttcgggtcgagacccttcttcattgtcatGGACATTCTTGCCTAGGACTCAAATCATTAATCCCAATTTCATAATATGATTTTAATAAACaatgtttatatatttataattaCATTGAACGTCTCCTGTACGTAACCAGCAGACGTTGCGAAGACACAAAAGGTCATCAGGTTGCAGCTCCGtcagcagaaaactgacaaactacacttacCCCCGGGTTCTTTCATGACAGCATTGTAAATGTCTTTATATGTTGACAGACCCACAATACATGAAAACACTGTgttaatgatgcctgcttatgtacgtaacgatttggacacggagaactaagtaagcacagtatgtctgtctcctttgctttaaagtatgttgagttaagaatttttggacatgtatttttttttacttggctcgagcatcatagaaacaaatgaatatcgatcagaaaaatattaatttttcatgatttccaatGGCATCTTACGTAtgtaactctcaggacacgaCGAGTTACAtacatgagcatgatatttttGACCCGCCCACATGAATATgtgcaactaatttctccaagcaCAGTCGGGTTTGGAAAGACACATCAAAGGTGTGGTCATGGTACATTTATTTCCAATTAACCTATTTCTGGAAAACAGAGGGAATAATTGTGTGCAGAGATGAGACAGCGGTGAACGATAGTCAATATTAAAGAGTATGACAGGCACTGTAGTTTGAATCTTGAGGTAATTACCAATTTCCTTTACAGtgggactctctgactctctgtgtTTGCCTCTACCCTCCTCATCTGTCTGTCATTCTGCCctgaaaaagcagccaacataatcatacctccagattcaagaacaaattCTTCCCCACTGTTTACAGATGTCTGAATGATTCTCCCATAAACTACGGATGTATCCAAATAATAGCCTTTTTATCTATcatggtacatctgacaataatataAACCAATACAAATGTTAGTCCCAATAACAGCAGCATTCAACAAAGCAGCAACGATTTACACACGAGACATATATTTACACCCGTTCAACTTTGAATGCTTCAAGGCATATCTCACTCACTCAGTTTAAATGGGATTTTTGCCAAATTTGTTTTGTAATAAGGAAGTTGAAGTGAATCTAaataagtctgaaaaagggtctcgaccggaaacgtcacccattccttctctcccgagatgctgcccgacccgctgagttactccagcattttgtgaattaatctaAATAAGTACATGTCATTGCTTAACAATCTTTAGTGCTTTTAATGAAAATGAAACCATTGTACCATTTTTCTAGATGGTGAACATCATAGGGGTGTGAAGATTGATCACTGAAGGCCACAGATAGGGTATATTTGGGAATTGTAGTGTACACACATGTTAGAAATGCCCTTGAAGAAAATTACAAAAACAAGGAGTGTGGAACGAGTCTggaattttatttcggagtcacgtgagtgactacgtgaagaccccgtccagcacgtgtgcgcgacattagcgttcacgcagtgcacccgcgacgaacgggagttcaaggtgctcccgctacaaattgaaaagtcgggccgacaggtaagttttaccgtggccgtgagtattttctctgtggtctgctttaggtcccaagatgagcaagaccagagggaagaaatttgcagctcgcccccgttcgtcttccgttgaggaacgttctttggagggggggcaagaggcggcagcaataactaccgagccgagcccagcaccgctagtgcagcctgagcagcgagctgtaggtacctgcagccagaaccgggcggtagtatccgacgattcggatgaagatgccacaccgctcgagagcggcactggcagccgcctaagccgaatggaacggcttatggagcaaatgctccagcgagatctgctgagagagcagcagcagactcgccaagggagcccaggtactcccgcagtgccctttacggcactggccattgcctcaccttcttttgaaggcagcattggcgaccaggtctgggctggtcaacaagaggggttgttggctgaagatgtccggagtacgcagagtgtacaggatcaggaagagctgctgggtgtggtcaaccgctacgtggtcattccacgagggggtcggcctttagagccgaaacttgcagccagcattgaccacctgtcctcaaaacccctacaagaacgggtggtcaatgaggctcttgaactatatacagccccagaaaattgtacatcattgaa
It includes:
- the LOC144591156 gene encoding galactoside alpha-(1,2)-fucosyltransferase 2-like, yielding MKHRIFILILLSVTLVFITIVFQYKYKANIDYFKKSTNEKCVQSSVQNIPKGIWTINSAGRLGNQMGEFASLYALAKINGHQAYILPSMANYLSPVFKTTLPTLHESLVNKLPFQPYGLHDWMAEEYRNIPGNYRMLQGFPCSWTFFHHLREEILREFTFHDFITEETNAYLRRIGGERKNVTFVGVHVRRGDYVGIMPLYKGVVADKGYLEKAMGYFRDKYRNVIFVVTSDGIDWCKQNINNSKRDVFFSDTSKSPGEDLSILAHCNHTIITLGTFGFWAAYLAGGDTVYLVNYTTPDSRSRKIFKYETFYLPQWIGIAADLSPVLAKILKNNH